The Polyangium mundeleinium genome contains the following window.
GACGTGTCGTAGCGCCGGATCTTCTCCTCCCCGAGCTCCACGATCCGGTGCAGCATCGTCGGCACCACGGCGGTCGTCGTCACGCGGTAGCGCTCGATCGCTTCGAGGAACGACTCGGGCCGGAAGTCGCGCAGCACGATCACCGTGCTCCCCACGAGGTACGACATCGTGATGAACCCGAACGCCGTCGCGTGATAGAGCGGGCACACCGCGAGGTGCACCTCGCCCATCTGCATCGGCGTCTCCCCGATGAACGCGAACGCCGCGCTCGTCGCTCCCTTCGCGAACTGCCGCACCGCGCCCTTGGGTTTGCCCGTCGTGCCCGACGTGTACATCACCACCGCGGGCTCGTCGCCGGGCTTGGGCGGCGGCCCCTTCGCCGACGCGACCAGCGCTTCGAGCGTCGGAAACGACGCGACCTCGCCGCCCACCGAAAAACATCGCTCTCCGCCGATCTGCGCGAGCTTCGGCGCCGCCTCGCGCACCGTCTCGGCCACGTCCACGTCGAAGAAAAGCGCGCGCGCGCCCGAGTGCGTCGCCACATACTCCAGCTCGCTCGGCGTCGACCGAAACGAACAGCTCACTGCGCCGCACCCGAGCTTGCCCGCGGCGATCTGCAGCAGCACGAACTCCGGCCGGTTCTTGATCATCAGCGCGATCCGATCGTCCGGCCGAACGCCTCGCTCCGCGAGCCCCGCGGCGATGCGCTCGATGCGCTCGTTCATCTCCTGAAACGAGTACGCGCGCTCCTCCACGAGCCTGCCGCTCGGCGACGCCGAGAGCCCCACGAGGCCCACGGTGTGGGGATCGTTGTGCGCCATGAAGTGAAAAAGCAGCGGCGGCGCGGCCTTGCGCGTCCGCAAAAGCTCGCGCGCGGTGGCTTCGAGCCCGGCCCAGCGAACGTGGCTCGGCATCTTGGTCTGGATCGCGACGCGGCCTACCGTCCGCGCCCCGAACACGACATCCTTGGCGACCCGCTCGAGCGAGGAGAGCCTCTCCTTCCAGTGCATGCTCGGATTGTAGTCTCGCGACGTTGGGGATAGGTTACTCCCGTGAGCGAGCGGCGAACCACCGGAGGCCGCGCGGCCATCGAGCTGAACGTCGAGTACAAGCGGCTCAACACGTTCTTCGCCGACTACACGCGCAACATTTCGAAGGGCGGCACCTTCATCCGCACGGACCGGCCCCTCGACGTGAACACCGAGTTCGTCTTCGCGCTCAGCATCAAGAACCTGGCCGAGCCGCTCCGCCTCCGCGGGCGGGTCAAGTGGATCGTGCGTCCCGTCGACGCCACACCCGACTCCCCCGCCGGCATGGGCATCGAGTTCCAGTACAACGACGACAAAGAGCGACGCGAAACCGAGGCGATCGTCGAGAAGCTCATGGCGAACGAGCTTGGCGACGAGCTCGCCGGCAAGCTCCTCGGACACAAGCCGAGCACGAAGGCGTAAGCGCGAAGCGATCCGGTTCGTCTATCCTGGTTTCGGCCGGTTTCGAGCCTGCTTCCGACGTCCGGGGGGCCTCGTGCCCTCGTGCAGGTTCGCGCCCGCCGTGTACACTCCGCGAAGATGCCTCCGAGATCTACGCCC
Protein-coding sequences here:
- a CDS encoding PilZ domain-containing protein, with the protein product MSERRTTGGRAAIELNVEYKRLNTFFADYTRNISKGGTFIRTDRPLDVNTEFVFALSIKNLAEPLRLRGRVKWIVRPVDATPDSPAGMGIEFQYNDDKERRETEAIVEKLMANELGDELAGKLLGHKPSTKA
- a CDS encoding class I adenylate-forming enzyme family protein, translated to MHWKERLSSLERVAKDVVFGARTVGRVAIQTKMPSHVRWAGLEATARELLRTRKAAPPLLFHFMAHNDPHTVGLVGLSASPSGRLVEERAYSFQEMNERIERIAAGLAERGVRPDDRIALMIKNRPEFVLLQIAAGKLGCGAVSCSFRSTPSELEYVATHSGARALFFDVDVAETVREAAPKLAQIGGERCFSVGGEVASFPTLEALVASAKGPPPKPGDEPAVVMYTSGTTGKPKGAVRQFAKGATSAAFAFIGETPMQMGEVHLAVCPLYHATAFGFITMSYLVGSTVIVLRDFRPESFLEAIERYRVTTTAVVPTMLHRIVELGEEKIRRYDTSSLKAIFTGGAAISIPLANEVLRLFGDKLFNFYGATETGVVTLAKPADLRAAPGTIGRTIPGAEVRLYDEAGRVCGPGEVGELYARSGQLFSGYHADDAGTRDAMRDGFFSVGDLARRDERGYFFLEGRKRDMIISGGVNVYPAEVEHVLHDHPAVAEVAIVGVPDEAWGERVRAFVVLKAGARAESKELEAFARARLSGAKVPREFVFVPSLPRNPTGKVLKRELRAMAL